In Macrobrachium nipponense isolate FS-2020 chromosome 30, ASM1510439v2, whole genome shotgun sequence, a genomic segment contains:
- the LOC135202538 gene encoding eukaryotic translation initiation factor 3 subunit A-like isoform X2 — protein MSRSYQRPENALKRASEFIDVGKPNRALEVLYEVIKRGKMRNTFSEKLLEPIMFKYLELCVDLKKSHLAKEGLYQYRNIFQSVNVSSLETVVRHYLSLAEERTEAARRESHQAVVDIDDLDQLATPEEILLSAVSGEDAQDRSDRTILTPWVKFLWESYRQCLELLRTNSRVERLYHDIAKQAFKFCEKYSRKTEFRKLCDNLRTHLSHIQKQQGSATAVNLNNPETQQMNLETRLEQLNYAIKMELWQEAYKAIEDISDLMNKSKKMPKPHVMASYYQKLSLVFWKAGNQLFHAAALFKLFQLLRDQKKNITAEEVSKRASIVLLACLAIPLPSAHPEFDRFIETEKSALEKIDKLATLLSLPKPPTRASLIRDLIRFNVVNAVPLELQNLYKLMEVEFDPLNLCNKMKTHLEWIQEHPELGLTQYVSALQEMTITRLVKQVSQLYQSITFKRLLELSIFVSAFHLERILVDLVRHNDLQIRVDHRSECVHFGADLSESQREDLPEGPMLQSLPSETIRCQLVQMGSALQSCLALIVPDSKKKEMESMRAQTIQYYNQTKQRDHMKILQRQHIIEERKEMLENQNLEREESIRRAQEEQLKKQREEEQLRLEREASRREKARQEEQMKIIHTKQIKERLEQMKNTTIGQKMMERFGDEELITLGAEEILQRQVEELEKERQDLQKRLRSQEKKVDYFERAKRLVEIPLLKEMLEKEKERDKEFWKCQEEERVKKLIEEHQVSLEHSKRLLRMHEDRDEFLSQLKSSRRSEIEKKLNDFNARLEVERKNRLAERKEQRRRERRETYYRIKAEEEQRRKDEELKKQREDEERREREQREKEEAEYMARKAVLDRQAELQRERERAIEEKQKQEQMSRRPAADDGWRRGGAREEGGREGPPPPRRPDPEEAAPEAGGGGSADGGVGAGGGVGGERSGVWRAGGGSWREKEREKLDAWRRKDDGEERPTADEPPVSRPPVVRDEPPPRDRGNRDIRQDEPPPPPRDRGNRDIRRDEPPREFRRDRDDRFGRDRDRDREDRFGGREDRDSGGDWRRGPARPERDFGDRERDRGDRDIRRDRDMGDRDFRRGGGRDFGRDSDRDRDFGRSDRDRDFGGRGNWDRDRDRERDRGDFGRSDRERDFGRGGDNREFGRGGDRDRDFGRGGDRDRDFGRRRMDADDRRDAVGGPSRSDESGSWRTAAPPAARERPPREDRDRGGEKREEAPREERRSAWRTREDSRKEEPRPEKTRPPREEPDEEGWTTVRR, from the exons ATGTCGCGATCCTACCAAAGACCCGAGAATGCCCTCAAGAGGGCGAGTG AGTTTATCGATGTTGGGAAACCCAACCGTGCCTTGGAGGTCCTCTATGAGGTCATCAAGCGCGGGAAGATGCGAAACACCTTCTCGGAAAAGTTACTTGAACCCATTATGTTCAAGTATCTCGAGTTGTGTGTGGACCTCAAGAAATCGCACTTGGCCAAGGAAGGTCTATATCAGTACCGGAACATTTTTCAGAGT GTGAATGTGTCTTCATTGGAAACGGTGGTACGTCATTATCTATCTCTTGCCGAAGAGCGAACTGAGGCAGCACGAAGAGAGAGCCACCAGGCAGTCGTCGATATTGATGATTTGGATCAGCTAGCAACTCCAGAAGAGATCCTGCTGTCAGCTGTCTCGGGAGAAGATGCTCAG GACCGTAGTGACAGGACAATATTGACCCCATGGGTGAAATTTTTGTGGGAGTCTTATCGTCAGTGTTTGGAATTACTGAGGACCAACTCTCGCGTGGAACGTCTTTATCATGATATTGCTAAACAG GCGTTCAAGTTTTGTGAGAAGTACAGTCGCAAGACTGAATTCAGGAAGCTATGCGATAACTTGCGCACCCATCTTTCACACATCCAGAAGCAACAGGGTTCTGCAACTGCTGTTAATCTGAATAACCCAGAGACTCAGCAG ATGAATCTTGAAACTAGACTAGAGCAGCTCAATTATGCAATCAAGATGGAATTGTGGCAAGAAGCATACAAAGCAATTGAAGATATCTCGGACTTGATGAACAAGTCTAAGAAGATGCCCAAGCCACACGTTATGGCCTCCTATTATCAGAAACTGAGTTTGGTGTTCTGGAAGGCTGGTAACCAGCTTTTCCATGCTGCAGCTCTCTTTAAGTTGTTCCAGCTTCTCAGGGATCAAAAGAAGAATATCACAG CCGAAGAAGTTAGTAAACGGGCATCCATAGTCCTACTTGCTTGCCTAGCCATTCCTTTACCATCGGCCCATCCAGAGTTCGATCGTTTTATTGAAACAGAGAAGTCTGCTTTGGAAAAAATTGACAAATTGGCAACACTTCTGTCTCTCCCAAAGCCACCTACCAGGGCATCGCTGATAAG AGACCTCATCCGGTTCAATGTAGTGAATGCTGTACCTCTAGAGCTGCAGAACCTTTACAAGCTCATGGAGGTTGAATTTGATCCTCTTAATCTCTGCAATAAGATGAAAACACATTTGGAGTGGATTCAAGAGCACCCTGAACTAG GTTTGACTCAGTATGTCTCAGCCTTGCAAGAAATGACCATAACCCGTTTAGTGAAACAAGTGTCTCAGCTGTATCAGAGCATAACTTTCAAAAGGCTGCTTGAACTGAGCATTTTTGTCAGTGCTTTCCACCTGGAACGTATCCTTGTGGATTTGGTCCGCCACAATGATCTCCAG ATACGCGTTGATCATCGAAGTGAGTGCGTACACTTTGGGGCTGACCTGAGTGAATCTCAGCGAGAGGATTTACCGGAAGGGCCAATGCTTCAGTCTCTGCCATCTGAAACCATCCGTTGCCAGCTAGTTCAGATGGGATCGGCCTTGCAGTCCTGTTTAGCCCTTATTGTTCCTGATAGTAAAAAG AAGGAAATGGAGTCCATGAGGGCACAGACCATTCAGTACTACAATCAGACAAAGCAGCGAGATCACATGAAAATCTTACAG CGACAACATATcattgaagaaaggaaggaaatgttGGAAAATCAGAATTTGGAACGCGAAGAGAGCATCAGGCGTGCTCAG gAAGAACAACTGAAGAAACAGAGGGAAGAGGAGCAGTTGAGACTGGAACGTGAAGCAAGCAGGCGCGAAAAAGCTCGACAGGAAGAGCAGATGAAGATCATCCACACCAAACAGATAAAGGAGCGCCTGGAACAGATGAAGAACACCACCATTGGTCAAAAGATGATGGAGAGGTTTGGAGATGAG GAACTGATCACGCTTGGTGCAGAAGAAATCCTCCAGAGGCAGGTAGAAGAACTGGAGAAGGAGAGACAAGACTTGCAGAAACGTTTGAGGTCCCAAGAGAAGAAGGTCGATTATTTCGAGAGAGCTAAGAGGCTCGTAGAAATCCCATTACTGAAGGAAATGTTGGAAAAGGAGAAG GAACGAGACAAGGAGTTCTGGAAATGTCAAGAAGAGGAACGTGTGAAGAAACTTATAGAAGAACACCAGGTAAGTCTTGAGCACAGCAAACGACTTCTCCGAATGCACGAGGACAGAGACGAGTTCTTGAGCCAGTTGAAGTCCTCAAGGCGCTCCGAAATCGAGAAGAAGTTGAACGATTTCAATGCGCGACTTGAAGTGGAGCGGAAGAACAGACTAGCTGAAAGGAAGGAACAGAG GCGGCGTGAGAGGCGCGAGACCTATTACCGCATCAAAGCGGAAGAAGAGCAGCGTCGTAAAGATGAGGAACTCAAAAAGCAACGCGAGGACGAGGAGAGACGTGAAcgcgagcagagagagaaagaggaagctgAGTACATGGCCAGGAAGGCTGTGCTTGACCGTCAGGCTGAGCTACAGAGAG AACGTGAGAGGGCTATAGAGGAAAAACAGAAGCAAGAGCAGATGTCTCGCCGTCCAGCTGCTGATGATGGATGGCGCCGAGGAGGTGCTCGTGAAGAAGGAGGGCGAGAAGGACCTCCTCCACCAAGACGACCCGATCCGGAAGAGGCTGCACCGGaagctggtggtggtggtagtgctGATGGTGGTGTTGGGgctggtggtggtgttggtggtgaACGTTCCGGAGTATGGAGAGCTGGCGGAG GTTCATggcgagagaaggaaagagaaaaactgGATGCCTGGCGTAGAAAGGATGATGGAGAAGAAAGGCCCACTGCAGATGAACCACCCGTTAGTAGACCACCGGTGGTGAGGGATGAACCACCTCCAAGGGACCGAGGTAATAGGGATATTCGTCAGGATGAACCTCCTCCGCCACCCAGGGATCGTGGGAATCGAGACATCAGGAGAGATGAGCCGCCAAGAGAGTTCAGGCGGGACAGAGATGACCGATTTGGTCGTGACCGAGATCGGGACCGTGAGGACCGATTTGGCGGACGAGAAGATAG AGACAGCGGTGGAGACTGGAGGCGTGGTCCTGCAAGACCTGAAAGAGACTTTGGtgacagggagagagacagaggtgACAGAGACATCAGACGGGACAGGGACATGGGTGACCGAGACTTCCGGCGGGGTGGGGGCAGAGACTTCGGCCGTGACAGTGATCGCGACAGAGACTTTGGACGTAGCGATAGAGACCGTGACTTTGGTGGCAGAGGAAATTGGGATAGGGATCGTGACCGTGAAAGAGATAGAGGAGACTTTGGAcggagtgacagagagagagacttcggaaGGGGTGGTGACAACAGGGAATTTGGAAGGGGCGGTGATAGAGACAGAGACTTTGGAAGGGGCGGTGACAGAGACAGAGACTTTGGCCGCCGAAGAATGGATGCGGATGATAGAAGAGATGCTGTGGGTGGACCCTCTAGATCGGATGAGAGTGGATCTTGGCGGACTGCTGCTCCCCCCGCAGCAAGGGAACG
- the LOC135202538 gene encoding eukaryotic translation initiation factor 3 subunit A-like isoform X1, translated as MSRSYQRPENALKRASEFIDVGKPNRALEVLYEVIKRGKMRNTFSEKLLEPIMFKYLELCVDLKKSHLAKEGLYQYRNIFQSVNVSSLETVVRHYLSLAEERTEAARRESHQAVVDIDDLDQLATPEEILLSAVSGEDAQDRSDRTILTPWVKFLWESYRQCLELLRTNSRVERLYHDIAKQAFKFCEKYSRKTEFRKLCDNLRTHLSHIQKQQGSATAVNLNNPETQQMNLETRLEQLNYAIKMELWQEAYKAIEDISDLMNKSKKMPKPHVMASYYQKLSLVFWKAGNQLFHAAALFKLFQLLRDQKKNITAEEVSKRASIVLLACLAIPLPSAHPEFDRFIETEKSALEKIDKLATLLSLPKPPTRASLIRDLIRFNVVNAVPLELQNLYKLMEVEFDPLNLCNKMKTHLEWIQEHPELGLTQYVSALQEMTITRLVKQVSQLYQSITFKRLLELSIFVSAFHLERILVDLVRHNDLQIRVDHRSECVHFGADLSESQREDLPEGPMLQSLPSETIRCQLVQMGSALQSCLALIVPDSKKKEMESMRAQTIQYYNQTKQRDHMKILQRQHIIEERKEMLENQNLEREESIRRAQEEQLKKQREEEQLRLEREASRREKARQEEQMKIIHTKQIKERLEQMKNTTIGQKMMERFGDENLVGYSGSEPSSSSYMELITLGAEEILQRQVEELEKERQDLQKRLRSQEKKVDYFERAKRLVEIPLLKEMLEKEKERDKEFWKCQEEERVKKLIEEHQVSLEHSKRLLRMHEDRDEFLSQLKSSRRSEIEKKLNDFNARLEVERKNRLAERKEQRRRERRETYYRIKAEEEQRRKDEELKKQREDEERREREQREKEEAEYMARKAVLDRQAELQRERERAIEEKQKQEQMSRRPAADDGWRRGGAREEGGREGPPPPRRPDPEEAAPEAGGGGSADGGVGAGGGVGGERSGVWRAGGGSWREKEREKLDAWRRKDDGEERPTADEPPVSRPPVVRDEPPPRDRGNRDIRQDEPPPPPRDRGNRDIRRDEPPREFRRDRDDRFGRDRDRDREDRFGGREDRDSGGDWRRGPARPERDFGDRERDRGDRDIRRDRDMGDRDFRRGGGRDFGRDSDRDRDFGRSDRDRDFGGRGNWDRDRDRERDRGDFGRSDRERDFGRGGDNREFGRGGDRDRDFGRGGDRDRDFGRRRMDADDRRDAVGGPSRSDESGSWRTAAPPAARERPPREDRDRGGEKREEAPREERRSAWRTREDSRKEEPRPEKTRPPREEPDEEGWTTVRR; from the exons ATGTCGCGATCCTACCAAAGACCCGAGAATGCCCTCAAGAGGGCGAGTG AGTTTATCGATGTTGGGAAACCCAACCGTGCCTTGGAGGTCCTCTATGAGGTCATCAAGCGCGGGAAGATGCGAAACACCTTCTCGGAAAAGTTACTTGAACCCATTATGTTCAAGTATCTCGAGTTGTGTGTGGACCTCAAGAAATCGCACTTGGCCAAGGAAGGTCTATATCAGTACCGGAACATTTTTCAGAGT GTGAATGTGTCTTCATTGGAAACGGTGGTACGTCATTATCTATCTCTTGCCGAAGAGCGAACTGAGGCAGCACGAAGAGAGAGCCACCAGGCAGTCGTCGATATTGATGATTTGGATCAGCTAGCAACTCCAGAAGAGATCCTGCTGTCAGCTGTCTCGGGAGAAGATGCTCAG GACCGTAGTGACAGGACAATATTGACCCCATGGGTGAAATTTTTGTGGGAGTCTTATCGTCAGTGTTTGGAATTACTGAGGACCAACTCTCGCGTGGAACGTCTTTATCATGATATTGCTAAACAG GCGTTCAAGTTTTGTGAGAAGTACAGTCGCAAGACTGAATTCAGGAAGCTATGCGATAACTTGCGCACCCATCTTTCACACATCCAGAAGCAACAGGGTTCTGCAACTGCTGTTAATCTGAATAACCCAGAGACTCAGCAG ATGAATCTTGAAACTAGACTAGAGCAGCTCAATTATGCAATCAAGATGGAATTGTGGCAAGAAGCATACAAAGCAATTGAAGATATCTCGGACTTGATGAACAAGTCTAAGAAGATGCCCAAGCCACACGTTATGGCCTCCTATTATCAGAAACTGAGTTTGGTGTTCTGGAAGGCTGGTAACCAGCTTTTCCATGCTGCAGCTCTCTTTAAGTTGTTCCAGCTTCTCAGGGATCAAAAGAAGAATATCACAG CCGAAGAAGTTAGTAAACGGGCATCCATAGTCCTACTTGCTTGCCTAGCCATTCCTTTACCATCGGCCCATCCAGAGTTCGATCGTTTTATTGAAACAGAGAAGTCTGCTTTGGAAAAAATTGACAAATTGGCAACACTTCTGTCTCTCCCAAAGCCACCTACCAGGGCATCGCTGATAAG AGACCTCATCCGGTTCAATGTAGTGAATGCTGTACCTCTAGAGCTGCAGAACCTTTACAAGCTCATGGAGGTTGAATTTGATCCTCTTAATCTCTGCAATAAGATGAAAACACATTTGGAGTGGATTCAAGAGCACCCTGAACTAG GTTTGACTCAGTATGTCTCAGCCTTGCAAGAAATGACCATAACCCGTTTAGTGAAACAAGTGTCTCAGCTGTATCAGAGCATAACTTTCAAAAGGCTGCTTGAACTGAGCATTTTTGTCAGTGCTTTCCACCTGGAACGTATCCTTGTGGATTTGGTCCGCCACAATGATCTCCAG ATACGCGTTGATCATCGAAGTGAGTGCGTACACTTTGGGGCTGACCTGAGTGAATCTCAGCGAGAGGATTTACCGGAAGGGCCAATGCTTCAGTCTCTGCCATCTGAAACCATCCGTTGCCAGCTAGTTCAGATGGGATCGGCCTTGCAGTCCTGTTTAGCCCTTATTGTTCCTGATAGTAAAAAG AAGGAAATGGAGTCCATGAGGGCACAGACCATTCAGTACTACAATCAGACAAAGCAGCGAGATCACATGAAAATCTTACAG CGACAACATATcattgaagaaaggaaggaaatgttGGAAAATCAGAATTTGGAACGCGAAGAGAGCATCAGGCGTGCTCAG gAAGAACAACTGAAGAAACAGAGGGAAGAGGAGCAGTTGAGACTGGAACGTGAAGCAAGCAGGCGCGAAAAAGCTCGACAGGAAGAGCAGATGAAGATCATCCACACCAAACAGATAAAGGAGCGCCTGGAACAGATGAAGAACACCACCATTGGTCAAAAGATGATGGAGAGGTTTGGAGATGAG AACCTTGTTGGGTATTCGGGTTCAGAACCCAGCAGTTCTTCATACATG GAACTGATCACGCTTGGTGCAGAAGAAATCCTCCAGAGGCAGGTAGAAGAACTGGAGAAGGAGAGACAAGACTTGCAGAAACGTTTGAGGTCCCAAGAGAAGAAGGTCGATTATTTCGAGAGAGCTAAGAGGCTCGTAGAAATCCCATTACTGAAGGAAATGTTGGAAAAGGAGAAG GAACGAGACAAGGAGTTCTGGAAATGTCAAGAAGAGGAACGTGTGAAGAAACTTATAGAAGAACACCAGGTAAGTCTTGAGCACAGCAAACGACTTCTCCGAATGCACGAGGACAGAGACGAGTTCTTGAGCCAGTTGAAGTCCTCAAGGCGCTCCGAAATCGAGAAGAAGTTGAACGATTTCAATGCGCGACTTGAAGTGGAGCGGAAGAACAGACTAGCTGAAAGGAAGGAACAGAG GCGGCGTGAGAGGCGCGAGACCTATTACCGCATCAAAGCGGAAGAAGAGCAGCGTCGTAAAGATGAGGAACTCAAAAAGCAACGCGAGGACGAGGAGAGACGTGAAcgcgagcagagagagaaagaggaagctgAGTACATGGCCAGGAAGGCTGTGCTTGACCGTCAGGCTGAGCTACAGAGAG AACGTGAGAGGGCTATAGAGGAAAAACAGAAGCAAGAGCAGATGTCTCGCCGTCCAGCTGCTGATGATGGATGGCGCCGAGGAGGTGCTCGTGAAGAAGGAGGGCGAGAAGGACCTCCTCCACCAAGACGACCCGATCCGGAAGAGGCTGCACCGGaagctggtggtggtggtagtgctGATGGTGGTGTTGGGgctggtggtggtgttggtggtgaACGTTCCGGAGTATGGAGAGCTGGCGGAG GTTCATggcgagagaaggaaagagaaaaactgGATGCCTGGCGTAGAAAGGATGATGGAGAAGAAAGGCCCACTGCAGATGAACCACCCGTTAGTAGACCACCGGTGGTGAGGGATGAACCACCTCCAAGGGACCGAGGTAATAGGGATATTCGTCAGGATGAACCTCCTCCGCCACCCAGGGATCGTGGGAATCGAGACATCAGGAGAGATGAGCCGCCAAGAGAGTTCAGGCGGGACAGAGATGACCGATTTGGTCGTGACCGAGATCGGGACCGTGAGGACCGATTTGGCGGACGAGAAGATAG AGACAGCGGTGGAGACTGGAGGCGTGGTCCTGCAAGACCTGAAAGAGACTTTGGtgacagggagagagacagaggtgACAGAGACATCAGACGGGACAGGGACATGGGTGACCGAGACTTCCGGCGGGGTGGGGGCAGAGACTTCGGCCGTGACAGTGATCGCGACAGAGACTTTGGACGTAGCGATAGAGACCGTGACTTTGGTGGCAGAGGAAATTGGGATAGGGATCGTGACCGTGAAAGAGATAGAGGAGACTTTGGAcggagtgacagagagagagacttcggaaGGGGTGGTGACAACAGGGAATTTGGAAGGGGCGGTGATAGAGACAGAGACTTTGGAAGGGGCGGTGACAGAGACAGAGACTTTGGCCGCCGAAGAATGGATGCGGATGATAGAAGAGATGCTGTGGGTGGACCCTCTAGATCGGATGAGAGTGGATCTTGGCGGACTGCTGCTCCCCCCGCAGCAAGGGAACG